In one Agathobacter rectalis ATCC 33656 genomic region, the following are encoded:
- the ybeY gene encoding rRNA maturation RNase YbeY codes for MSFFIEKEVECNFNFDYEKVAEAVVSASLEHENFPYEAEVNLTLTDNEGIHAINKEYRQIDRPTDVLSFPMLSYETPGDFSFLSDENEDDFNPDTGEVMLGDIIISVDKVKEQAVEYGHSEKREFAFLITHSMLHLFGYDHMEADEAAVMEEHQRKILDALGITR; via the coding sequence ATGAGTTTTTTTATCGAAAAAGAAGTAGAATGCAATTTTAATTTTGATTATGAAAAGGTCGCAGAAGCTGTTGTTTCTGCTTCACTTGAGCACGAGAACTTTCCGTATGAGGCGGAGGTTAATTTGACACTGACAGACAATGAAGGGATACATGCCATCAATAAGGAGTACAGACAGATAGACAGGCCTACAGATGTACTGTCTTTTCCGATGCTTTCATATGAAACACCCGGAGATTTTTCTTTTCTTTCAGACGAGAATGAGGATGATTTCAATCCTGATACAGGAGAGGTCATGCTAGGCGACATAATCATATCCGTTGACAAGGTAAAGGAGCAGGCCGTAGAATATGGACACAGCGAAAAAAGAGAGTTTGCCTTTCTGATTACACACAGCATGCTTCATCTGTTCGGATATGACCACATGGAGGCTGATGAGGCTGCCGTAATGGAAGAGCACCAGAGAAAAATACTTGACGCTTTAGGTATAACACGCTAA
- a CDS encoding PhoH family protein yields the protein MSLNEVSIKIPGEYIPNVFGQFDAFAKKIERTLQVTLVLRDDSLKIIGAQGNIEGAKEVFEQLIALAERGNVITEQNVNYALALLEEHRGSEIVEIDKDIICHTINGKPVKPKTIGQKEYVDAIRKKMIVFGMGPAGTGKTYLAMAMAITAFKNEQVGRIILTRPAIEAGEKLGFLPGDLQSKIDPYLRPLYDALYQIMGAESFQRNMEKGLIEVAPLAYMRGRTLDNAFIILDEAQNTTPAQMKMFLTRIGFGSKVVVTGDATQKDLAPGAKSGLDVALRVLKNIDDIGICNLTSKDVVRHPLVQKIVQAYDDYENKQTAKTARKQRKSN from the coding sequence ATGAGTTTAAATGAAGTATCTATAAAAATACCGGGCGAATATATTCCAAACGTCTTTGGACAGTTTGATGCATTCGCCAAGAAAATAGAGCGCACACTGCAAGTAACGCTTGTCTTAAGAGATGATTCCTTAAAGATTATCGGAGCGCAGGGGAATATTGAAGGGGCAAAAGAGGTGTTCGAGCAGCTCATTGCGCTGGCTGAGAGAGGCAACGTCATTACAGAGCAGAACGTAAACTATGCACTTGCACTTTTAGAGGAGCATAGAGGCAGTGAGATTGTTGAGATTGACAAGGATATCATTTGTCACACAATAAATGGCAAGCCTGTAAAGCCAAAAACCATAGGCCAGAAGGAATATGTCGATGCAATCAGGAAAAAGATGATTGTGTTTGGCATGGGTCCTGCCGGAACAGGAAAGACCTATCTTGCCATGGCAATGGCTATAACAGCTTTTAAAAATGAGCAGGTGGGCCGTATTATTCTGACACGTCCTGCGATTGAAGCAGGCGAGAAGCTTGGCTTTCTGCCGGGAGATCTGCAGAGCAAGATTGACCCATATTTGAGACCGTTGTACGATGCTCTTTATCAGATAATGGGAGCTGAGAGCTTCCAGCGCAACATGGAAAAGGGCCTTATTGAGGTGGCTCCTCTTGCGTACATGAGAGGCCGTACACTTGACAATGCATTTATCATACTTGATGAGGCACAGAATACAACTCCTGCACAGATGAAGATGTTTCTTACACGAATCGGCTTTGGCTCAAAGGTTGTCGTGACAGGTGATGCGACACAAAAGGATCTTGCACCGGGTGCAAAATCAGGGCTTGATGTGGCACTTAGGGTGCTAAAAAACATAGATGATATAGGCATATGCAATCTGACAAGCAAGGATGTCGTGCGTCATCCGCTTGTACAAAAAATTGTTCAGGCATATGATGATTATGAAAATAAGCAGACTGCAAAGACTGCAAGAAAGCAGAGGAAGAGCAATTGA
- a CDS encoding sporulation protein YqfD, whose translation MSIKAYATVRLTGCNIRRFINLCTANHIKIWNLKYVSPKEYKACCSTEDIFLMKPHLKKTHTRLLVVKRQGYFAIRAFLYKIRIITAAITGVFCIHALICTRIWHIVPEGNRFTYDESVISFMESENVTIGSHKRADYSLLEKKLEEKYPDITWCSIYIEKNTMKIDISEGINYR comes from the coding sequence ATGAGTATTAAAGCTTATGCAACAGTAAGGCTAACAGGCTGCAATATCAGGCGCTTCATAAATCTGTGCACGGCAAACCATATAAAAATATGGAACCTTAAATATGTAAGTCCAAAGGAATATAAGGCCTGCTGCAGTACAGAAGATATTTTTCTAATGAAGCCGCACCTGAAAAAGACGCATACAAGGCTTCTCGTGGTAAAAAGACAGGGATACTTTGCAATAAGAGCATTTCTATATAAAATACGTATTATTACGGCTGCAATTACCGGCGTTTTTTGTATACATGCACTCATCTGCACAAGAATCTGGCACATTGTGCCTGAAGGAAACCGTTTCACGTATGATGAGTCGGTCATCTCCTTTATGGAGAGTGAAAATGTAACAATAGGCAGCCACAAGAGAGCAGATTACAGCCTCCTTGAAAAGAAGCTTGAGGAAAAATATCCCGATATCACGTGGTGCAGTATATACATAGAAAAAAATACCATGAAAATTGATATATCAGAGGGAATAAATTATAGGTAA
- a CDS encoding YabP/YqfC family sporulation protein, whose protein sequence is MKMQKVTDSFELPKDIVLGLPIVTAYGYNELTIENHKGILSFSDKAVTVRAADSTIKISGSRLEIKEFTKDLIIIAGHLKGVIYEY, encoded by the coding sequence ATGAAGATGCAAAAAGTAACTGATTCGTTCGAGCTTCCAAAGGACATAGTGCTAGGGCTTCCAATTGTAACAGCATATGGTTATAATGAGTTGACTATAGAAAACCATAAGGGTATTCTGTCATTTTCGGACAAGGCCGTAACTGTAAGGGCAGCAGACAGTACCATAAAAATATCCGGCAGCCGCCTTGAAATCAAGGAATTTACAAAGGATTTAATAATAATAGCCGGTCATTTAAAGGGTGTTATATATGAGTATTAA
- the rlmH gene encoding 23S rRNA (pseudouridine(1915)-N(3))-methyltransferase RlmH, protein MKITILCVGKVKEKFYRDAIAEYSKRLSRYCKLEITEVSDEKTSEQATQTEIDIVKNKEGERLLKNIKDDAYVFCLAIDGKQLDSVELSQKMDKLMTGGKSHLVFVIGGSLGLSDDVLKCADYKLSFSKMTFPHQLMRVILLEQIYRSFRISNNEPYHK, encoded by the coding sequence ATGAAAATTACAATATTATGTGTAGGAAAAGTTAAAGAAAAATTTTACAGAGATGCGATTGCTGAGTACTCAAAGCGCCTAAGCCGTTACTGTAAGCTTGAAATTACTGAGGTTTCCGATGAAAAGACAAGCGAACAGGCCACACAGACAGAGATAGACATCGTAAAAAATAAAGAAGGTGAGAGGCTTCTTAAAAATATAAAAGACGATGCATATGTATTTTGTCTGGCAATAGATGGAAAACAGCTTGATTCGGTTGAGCTGTCACAGAAGATGGATAAGCTTATGACGGGCGGCAAAAGTCATCTTGTTTTTGTAATAGGAGGCTCTCTAGGGCTGTCCGATGATGTATTAAAGTGCGCTGATTATAAGCTTTCATTTTCTAAAATGACATTCCCCCATCAGCTCATGCGCGTAATTTTACTGGAGCAGATTTACAGGTCGTTTCGCATCAGCAATAATGAGCCGTACCACAAATAA